One window of Mus caroli chromosome 11, CAROLI_EIJ_v1.1, whole genome shotgun sequence genomic DNA carries:
- the Kif2b gene encoding kinesin-like protein KIF2B gives MASQFCLPLAPRLSPLKPLKSHFTDFQVGICVAIQRSDKRIHLAVVTEINRENSWVTVEWVEKGVKKGKKIELETVLLLNPALASLEHQRSRRPLRPVSVVPSTAIGDQRTATKWIAMIPHRNETPSGDSQTLMIPSNPCLMKRKKSPCLREIEKLQKQREKRRRLQLEIRARRALDINTGNPNFETMRMIEEYRRRLDSSKMSSLEPPEDHRICVCVRKRPLNERETTMKDLDIITIPSHNVVMVHESKQKVDLTRYLENQTFCFDHAFDDTASNELVYQFTARPLVESIFRKGMATCFAYGQTGSGKTHTMGGAFLGKAQDCSKGIYALVAQDVFLLLKTPAYEKLELKVYGTFFEIYGGKVYDLLNWKKKLQVLEDGNQQVQVVGLQEQEVSCVEEVLNLVELGNSCRTSGQTSVNAHSSRSHAVFQLILKAGGKLHGKFSLVDLAGNERGADTAKATRKRQLEGAEINKSLLALKECIRALGKNKSHTPFRASKLTQVLRDSFIGQNSYTCMIATISPGMTSCENTLNTLRYANRVKELALEARPYHHCVSPPVHEVPLMIENHNTNLEKSLQRDEVIQIPTVEKEEEKESDELTSKKEPAASWSRSNQWWEAIQETAEGVNGDVDFCIAQSLSVLEQKIGVLTDIQKKLQSLREDLQKKSQVE, from the coding sequence ATGGCCAGCCAgttctgccttcctctggcccCACGCCTCTCACCCCTTAAACCTCTGAAATCCCACTTCACAGACTTCCAGGTTGGCATCTGTGTGGCAATCCAGCGCAGTGACAAACGGATTCACCTGGCTGTGGTCACAGAGATCAACAGAGAAAACTCCTGGGTCACAGTAGAGTGGGTTGAGAAAGGagtcaaaaaaggaaagaagatcgAACTGGAGACTGTACTTCTGTTGAATCCAGCTCTGGCTTCTCTTGAACACCAACGGTCACGTAGGCCCCTGCGCCCAGTGTCTGTAGTACCCTCTACTGCCATTGGAGACCAGCGTACAGCCACCAAGTGGATTGCGATGATCCCACACAGAAATGAAACACCCTCAGGGGACAGCCAAACCCTGATGATCCCCAGCAACCCTTGTCTGATGAAGCGGAAAAAATCCCCTTGCCTACGGGAAATTGAAAAgctgcagaagcagagagagaagcgCCGCCGACTGCAGCTAGAGATCCGAGCTAGACGAGCCCTTGACATCAACACTGGAAATCCGAACTTTGAGACTATGCGCATGATTGAGGAGTATCGCAGGCGTCTAGACAGCAGCAAGATGTCCAGCCTGGAGCCCCCAGAAGACCAccggatctgtgtgtgtgtgagaaagcgCCCCCTTAATGAGAGAGAGACCACGATGAAGGACCTCGATATCATCACTATTCCCTCGCACAATGTAGTCATGGTCCACGAGTCTAAACAAAAGGTGGACCTGACCCGCTACTTGGAAAACCAGACCTTCTGTTTTGACCATGCCTTCGACGACACCGCATCCAATGAATTAGTTTACCAGTTCACCGCCAGGCCTCTTGTGGAGTCCATCTTCCGAAAGGGCATGGCCACTTGCTTTGCCTACGGGCAGACTGGCAGTGGAAAAACCCACACGATGGGCGGAGCCTTTTTAGGAAAGGCCCAAGATTGTTCTAAAGGCATTTATGCCCTGGTAGCTCAGGATGTCTTCCTCCTACTAAAAACCCCCGCCTATGAGAAATTGGAACTCAAAGTCTATGGGACCTTTTTTGAGATCTATGGTGGCAAAGTGTATGATCTGTTGAACTGGAAGAAGAAGCTCCAAGTCTTGGAGGATGGAAATCAGCAAGTCCAAGTGGTGGGGCTGCAGGAGCAGGAGGTGAGCTGTGTGGAGGAAGTCCTGAATCTGGTGGAGCTCGGGAACAGCTGTCGGACTTCGGGTCAGACCTCGGTCAACGCCCACTCCTCCAGGAGCCATGCTGTGTTCCAGCTCATTCTCAAGGCTGGAGGGAAGCTGCATGGCAAGTTTTCCCTTGTTGACTTAGCTGGAAACGAAAGGGGAGCAGATACTGCCAAGGCCACCCGGAAGAGGCAGCTGGAAGGGGCTGAGATCAATAAAAGTCTGCTAGCCCTGAAAGAGTGCATCAGGGCTTTGGGTAAGAACAAGTCTCATACCCCATTCAGAGCCAGCAAACTCACGCAGGTGCTCCGGGATTCCTTCATAGGGCAGAACTCCTATACGTGCATGATCGCTACAATCTCACCCGGGATGACTTCCTGTGAGAATACTCTTAATACTTTAAGATACGCCAACAGAGTCAAAGAATTAGCTTTAGAGGCAAGGCCCTACCATCACTGTGTCTCTCCACCTGTCCATGAGGTACCACTGATGATAGAAAACCACAATACGAATTTGgaaaagtcccttcagagggaTGAAGTTATTCAGATACCTactgtagagaaagaggaagagaaagaaagtgatgAACTCACATCAAAAAAGGAGCCAGCAGCTTCATGGAGCAGGTCCAACCAGTGGTGGGAGGCCATCCAAGAAACGGCTGAGGGAGTCAACGGTGATGTGGATTTTTGCATTGCGCAGTCTTTGTCTGTTTTGGAGCAGAAAATCGGTGTGCTGACTGATATCCAAAAAAAGCTCCAATCACTAAGAGAAGACCTCCAAAAGAAAAGCCAAGTTGAGTGA